The sequence below is a genomic window from Pirellulales bacterium.
GCCGCGCTCTCTTTCGGCGAGAGCCTCGGGTATCTCACCACCGAAGGCGAACCGCGGCAGCCGATGAAAGTGCTCGTCTACGATCTCGGCGGCGGCACGTTCGATGTCACGATCCTCGATCTTCGCCCCGGCGATCTGCGCACCCTGGCCACCGACGGCGACGTGCAGCTCGGCGGCTACGATTGGGACCTGCGGCTGGTGAATTTCGCCGCGGACGAATTCAAGAAGAAATATCGCCTCGATCCGCGCGACAGCCCCGCCGCGATGGCTGCCTTGCTGGCCGCCGCCGAAGAAGCCAAACACACGCTCACGGCCCGCCCGAAGACAACGTTGATGGTTCGCCACGGCGGCCATTCGCTGGAACTCACTGTCACCCGCGAGCAGTTCGAGGAGCTAACCGAAGACCTGCTCGAACGCACCGCCTATACCACGCGGCAAGTGCTCGCCGCCACGGGCCTTTCCTGGCAGCAGGTCGATCGTGTGTTGCTCGTCGGCGGAAGCACGCGGATGCCGATGGTGCCGCGCATGATCGAGCGGCTTTCCGGCCAAAAGCCCGACCACACGGTGCATCCCGACGAAGCCGTGGCCCGCGGAGCGGCCGTGTTCGCCGGCTATGTGCTGCGCCGCCGCGACCCGAACGCCAAGCCCACGTTCAAAGTGGTCGATGTCAATGCGCACAGCCTGGGAATCGAGGGGATCGACCAACGCACGATGCGCAAGGAAAACATCGTGCTCATTAAGCGCAATTCGTCGTTGCCGGCTAAGGTGACCGAGAAATTCGTCACCAAAACGGAAGACCAAATCTCGATCGTGATCTCGGTGCTCGAAGGTGAAAGCAAGGTGCCCTCGCAATGTTCGCTGATTGGCCGGGCGGTGCTCCGGCATCTTCCCGAGCACTTGCCGAAGGGCTGGCCCGTCGAAGTGACGTATGAATATCTCAGCAACGGCCGACTCGACGTGCATGCAAAGATTCCCGGCACCAGCCGGCAGGTCGACCTCGAATTGCAACGCGAGCAATCGATGACCAGCGAGCGGATCGGCCGCTGGAAAAAGGTCGTCGAAGAGGCAAAGGGTTTCGACGCGTTCGAAGATATGCTCGACGACGTGGTGCTGGCCCACCGCGTGGAAAAACGGAAGGACACGCTTTCGCCCAGCGCCCCCGCCTCGGCCATGCAAGGCGCCGGCTCTTTGTCGGGCATTTCGGCTCGCTCGGCCGCGAATCTTCCTGCCGCTACGGCCGGCCTCCCGCCGGTGACTCCGAGCCGCGACCTATCGGCCGCCGGACGGGCGTTCGGCGCGTTTGCCGACGATGAGAGCGGTGAAGCATCGCCGTCTGCAGCTCGTGCGTCGTCCGCGGCAACGCAAGCCTTCGGCGGACAGAAGCCCGATAACCCGTCGAAGGCCGGCGTTTCCGCCGGCGCCGGCAGCAAGGCAAAATCGCCGGCCACGAGAGAATCGCCGGCGAAATCCGAGGCGAAGTCCGAGACCCCGCGTCCGCCGCGTGGCCCGAACAAGCCCATGACGCTTGCGGAAATCAGCGCCGCGAAGGCCGGCGCGCTCGCCGGCTCGGGCGCCGCGCCGGCAGTGGCTCAAGCGGATGCACGACGTGCGACGGACAGCGTTCCGCGCCGCGAGCAATCGCTCGGCCCAGGAGCGCGTTGGCTGATGAGCGTCGTCGCGCTCGTGCTTATTTCCGCATTCTCGCTCCTGGTGTGTTACTATGTGTTGGCATGGTTCGGGCACATGGGGGGCAATTTTTTGAACCTGCCGCTTCCCGGGCTCCCGCCTGTAAAAGCGGCGCATGCCGCACTTTCGCATGCGGCCGTATCGCTAAGCCTTCTAACCACTATTTGCCCCATAACAAAAACTAGCCCGAAGCGTTCGCGAGGGAGCGCCACGTAAGTCCCAATTGTTTCAGCCGCACGTCGCGGTTTTGAATCGAAGTTCGTGGCAAGTTCGCTGAGTTTGCAAGTTTCGATTGAAACAGAGAAGAGAAAAGTCGCTTCCATGAGCAGTCCCATCACTACTCCGCTCGCTACGCCCTCCGCAATTCAGCGCAATAAGACGGTGCCGGCCGTCGGCATCGACTTGGGCACGACCTATTCCGTGGTCGCCTATCTCGACGATACAGGCCGGCCCGTCACGATCGTCAATTCCGAGGGCGACCTGCTAACGCCCAGCGCCGTGCTGTTCGACGGCGACAACACGGTGATCGGCAAGGAAGCGATCAAAGCCGTTTCGTCCGAGGCCGACCATGTGGCCGAGTGCGCGAAGCGCGATTTGGGCGAGCGAACCTATCATCGCGTGATCGAGGGCCGCCGCTATCCGCCCGAAGCGATCCAAGCGTGGGTGCTCTATAAGGTGCGCATGGATGCCGAGCGGCAGCTTGGAAAGATTTCGAAAGTGGTTATCACGGTGCCGGCCTATTTCGACGAAGTCCGCCGCAAGGCCACCCAAGACTCCGGCTACATGGCCGGCCTGGAAGTGCTCGACATCATCAACGAGCCCACGGCCGCCGCCGTCGCGTTTGGTTTTCAGCAAGGCTTCTTGAATGCCCAGGGAGCGGCCGTCAAATCGCAAAAAATCCTGGTCTACGATCTGGGCGGCGGCACGTTTGACGTGACCGTGATGGAGATCGCCGGCACGAAATTCGCGGCCTTGGCAACCGACGGCGATGTGCGCCTCGGCGGACGCGATTTCGACCAACGC
It includes:
- a CDS encoding Hsp70 family protein, producing the protein MSSKPFAVGIDLGTTYSVVAYLDDKGRTQVVRNTEGDLLTPSAVLFENTEVVVGKEAKKAAAVRSESVAQFVKRDMGKKSFSHPIHGEELHPEVIQACILKKLKDDAVAALGTNFEVVITVPAYFDEPRRKATADAGEMAGLAVLDIVNEPTAAALSFGESLGYLTTEGEPRQPMKVLVYDLGGGTFDVTILDLRPGDLRTLATDGDVQLGGYDWDLRLVNFAADEFKKKYRLDPRDSPAAMAALLAAAEEAKHTLTARPKTTLMVRHGGHSLELTVTREQFEELTEDLLERTAYTTRQVLAATGLSWQQVDRVLLVGGSTRMPMVPRMIERLSGQKPDHTVHPDEAVARGAAVFAGYVLRRRDPNAKPTFKVVDVNAHSLGIEGIDQRTMRKENIVLIKRNSSLPAKVTEKFVTKTEDQISIVISVLEGESKVPSQCSLIGRAVLRHLPEHLPKGWPVEVTYEYLSNGRLDVHAKIPGTSRQVDLELQREQSMTSERIGRWKKVVEEAKGFDAFEDMLDDVVLAHRVEKRKDTLSPSAPASAMQGAGSLSGISARSAANLPAATAGLPPVTPSRDLSAAGRAFGAFADDESGEASPSAARASSAATQAFGGQKPDNPSKAGVSAGAGSKAKSPATRESPAKSEAKSETPRPPRGPNKPMTLAEISAAKAGALAGSGAAPAVAQADARRATDSVPRREQSLGPGARWLMSVVALVLISAFSLLVCYYVLAWFGHMGGNFLNLPLPGLPPVKAAHAALSHAAVSLSLLTTICPITKTSPKRSRGSAT